Part of the Methylomonas rapida genome is shown below.
ACTTCCTGCATTGGGTAGTACATTGCGATCATTGAACTTCAGGAAAGCATTGAGTTTTTCCTCCCAGTCCTTCAGGAAAATTTCCTTACGCCGGCGCGCCTGATCCTCGGCGAAATCCAACCACATCACGACGATACGGTTGAGTTCGTTAATCTCGGATTCGTAAAGATAGTTTTTGGCAATCGTAACATCCGCTTTCTGTACATTGCTCGACTTCCAGGTCGTCAAGCCCATGTTGGGGAGAGTACTATCGGCCCGTTCATGGATCAGTTCGGCTGCCGTTTTGCCAGCCACAGCGAAGTGCAGTTTGTTTTGGATCACTCGGAAAAACTGCGTGGTTTCGGCTAGGGACGGTGAATAATCCGCCGCCATGGCAAAAATCTCACGAACGCGCAGGTACATCCGCCGCTCACTGGCTCGGATGTCGCGGATGCGTTCTAACAGCTCATCAAAACGATCCAGTGCGCCGGCACCGGCAACAGGCGGATTTTTCAGGCGCTCGTCATCAAGTGTAAAGCCCTTGACTAAATACTCACGTAGTCGCTCCGTAGCCCAGCGTCGAAACTGTGTGCCACGGGCTGAACGTACTCGATAACCCACGGCCAGGATGGTATCCAGATTGTAGTGATCAATATTGCGGTTGATTTGGCGACTCCCTTCCTGACGA
Proteins encoded:
- a CDS encoding virulence RhuM family protein, which gives rise to MSESIQAPSGEFLLYETEDGRTRVECRFIDDTLWLTQALMAELFQKDVRTINEHLRNIYDEGELEPVATIRKFRIVRQEGSRQINRNIDHYNLDTILAVGYRVRSARGTQFRRWATERLREYLVKGFTLDDERLKNPPVAGAGALDRFDELLERIRDIRASERRMYLRVREIFAMAADYSPSLAETTQFFRVIQNKLHFAVAGKTAAELIHERADSTLPNMGLTTWKSSNVQKADVTIAKNYLYESEINELNRIVVMWLDFAEDQARRRKEIFLKDWEEKLNAFLKFNDRNVLPNAGSVSKKQADGHAEEEYARYATQRRALLEAEGENFNIKTLEAAAKELPNANKKAD